In Salmo salar chromosome ssa03, Ssal_v3.1, whole genome shotgun sequence, a single genomic region encodes these proteins:
- the LOC106598744 gene encoding CMRF35-like molecule 9 isoform X2 — protein sequence MVILLVPTLKIVLLLAAVWSVCSAELITVEGYKGGKAEIRCPYREEWRSHQKYLCKGECRVFNKDKVIKTEAGENSTSRGRYSLKDIREESVFIVTITNLTLKDAGRYWCGVDTWGQDNYIKVNLEVSEDWCCENPTEVTGSEEVTGYEELSVSIHY from the exons ATGGTTATCCTGCTGGTCCCCACACTGAAGATTGTCCTCCTCTTAG CtgctgtgtggagtgtgtgttcagCAGAGTTGATCACAGTGGAAGGATATAAGGGAGGCAAGGCAGAGATCAGATGCCCCtatagagaggagtggaggagccaCCAGAAGTACCTCTGTAAAGGGGAATGTCGTGTTTTTAATAAAGACAAAGTTATTAAGACTGAGGCGGGGGAAAACAGCACTTCTAGAGGGAGATACTCACTGAAGGACATCAGAGAGGAAAGTGTCTTCATTGTGACAATCACCAATCTGACATTAAAGGATGCTGGGAGATACTGGTGTGGAGTGGACACATGGGGACAAGATAACTACATTAAAGTCAACCTTGAAGTCTCTGAAG aTTGGTGTTGTGAAAACCCCACTGAAGTGACAGGCTCTGAAGAAGTGACAGGCTATGAagaactgtcagtctccatccatT ATTGA
- the LOC106598744 gene encoding CMRF35-like molecule 9 isoform X1 gives MVILLVPTLKIVLLLAAVWSVCSAELITVEGYKGGKAEIRCPYREEWRSHQKYLCKGECRVFNKDKVIKTEAGENSTSRGRYSLKDIREESVFIVTITNLTLKDAGRYWCGVDTWGQDNYIKVNLEVSEDWCCENPTEVTGSEEVTGYEELSVSIHCMYNEKNEDRTTTQSISCQQSSLISRVRLFFN, from the exons ATGGTTATCCTGCTGGTCCCCACACTGAAGATTGTCCTCCTCTTAG CtgctgtgtggagtgtgtgttcagCAGAGTTGATCACAGTGGAAGGATATAAGGGAGGCAAGGCAGAGATCAGATGCCCCtatagagaggagtggaggagccaCCAGAAGTACCTCTGTAAAGGGGAATGTCGTGTTTTTAATAAAGACAAAGTTATTAAGACTGAGGCGGGGGAAAACAGCACTTCTAGAGGGAGATACTCACTGAAGGACATCAGAGAGGAAAGTGTCTTCATTGTGACAATCACCAATCTGACATTAAAGGATGCTGGGAGATACTGGTGTGGAGTGGACACATGGGGACAAGATAACTACATTAAAGTCAACCTTGAAGTCTCTGAAG aTTGGTGTTGTGAAAACCCCACTGAAGTGACAGGCTCTGAAGAAGTGACAGGCTATGAagaactgtcagtctccatccatTGTATGTATAATGAAAAAAATGAAGACAGAACAACCACACAATCGATATCCTGTCAGCAGTCCAGCTTGATATCAAGAGTAAGACTGTTCTTTAATTAG